TCGCGCCTTACGCCCGTCGCCTGATCCAGCAAGGCCATTCGCCTCAGGTGGATGAAATTACTGGATTACCGCCAGCCGTCGCACTGCAACAGCGCCGAGGAACACCCAACTCACGCTCAAGTGTAGGCACAGTTACCACCCTCTCGAATTCCCTGAGGATGCTTTATTCTCGAACAGGAGTTTATCCTGATGGGGCTTTGCGCCTCGAGTCAGACTCCTTCTCACCCAACACCGCCATGGGCGCATGCCCTAAATGTCAGGGACTTGGAACCGCGCACACAGTCACAGAGGCATCGCTGGTGCTCGACCCTTCACTGAGTATTCGCGAAGGTGCCGTCACGGCTTGGCCTGGGGCGTGGCAGGGTAAGAACCTGCGTGACATTCTCACAGCGCTCGGCTATGACGTGGATAAACCTTGGGAACAGCTGTCCCGCGCCGATCGCGATTGGATCTTGTTCACCGAGGAACAACCCGTGGTCGACATCATGCCGGAGCGGGAAAGGCCTCGACCTTACAAGGGAAAATTCTGGAGCGCGCAGAGTTATGTGATGCACACGCTCGCCGATTCAAAAAGCACCTCTGTGCGTAACCGTGTATTGAAATATGTTGAATCAGGGCCATGCCTAACATGCGCGGGCAGCGGACTGCGCAGCGAAGCTCTCGCGGTTACCTTCAACGGCCGCACCATAGCCGAGCTTAACAGCTTGTCGCTCACCGAGCTCCGCCGTGTGCTTGACCGTCCGGCGGCCAGCAATACCCCTGGTGAAACTATCACCAAGGATCTTACTCGCCGCCTCGATGTGCTGCTCGATCTCGGCCTCGGATACCTCAGTCTAGGCCGCGCAACACCCACGCTCTCTCCTGGTGAAATGCAGCGGCTGCGCATTGCCACCCAGCTGCGCTCTGGGCTCTTCGGCGTGATCTACGTACTCGACGAACCCTCCGCTGGGCTACACCCAGCAGATGCCGAGCCGCTCCTTGCCGTACTTGAGGAGCTCAAATCTAGCGGTAACTCAGTTTTTATCGTGGAACACAATATGGACGTGGTGCGCCGCGCTGACTGGGTCATCGACGTCGGCCCACATGCGGGAGAGCAGGGCGGAGTAGTCATTTACAGTGGACCGACGGCGGGACTCAAAGATGTACCCGCCTCGATCACGCGAAAATTTCTCTTTGCAAGCGAGCGCCCAGTTCCGGCGGCACGCGAGCAACGACATCCGCTCGGCTGGCTTGGCCTGACGGGGATAACCCGCCATAACCTACGCGGCCTTGATGCCAAGTTTCCGCTCGGCATACTGACCGCGGTTACAGGTGTATCGGGCTCTGGCAAGTCCACCCTAGTGAGTCAGGTGCTCGCCCAGACTGTAGGCTTGTACCTTCATCCAGATCTAGACCCCAGTACCGGGATCGCATCCACAGCCTCGATGAACGGCGAGAAGGATGATCAACCCGAGCCTAAACCCGTTGAAATCACCACGGTTGAGACGATCACTGGGGCGGATCTGATCGATCGACTGGTGCGCGTTGACCAGAAACCGATCGGTCGCACACCGCGTTCCAACCTCGCCACCTATACAGGCCTGTTCGATGCCGTGCGTACCACATTCGCCGCGACCCCCGAGGCTCGAAGCCGAAACTTCGGCGCCAGCCGGTTCTCGTTCAACGTGGCGGGCGGCCGCTGCGAGACCTGCCTTGGCGAGGGATTTGTGGCGGTCGGTCTGCTTTTTTTACCAGGTAGTTATATGCCCTGTTCCGACTGCGACGGCACGCGATATAATCCTGAGACACTCGAGGTGACGTACTGTAACAAGAATATAGCCGAGGTGCTTGGGCTTACCGTGGATGCGGCAATGGTGTTTCTCGCCGATGTGCCCTCGGCATTGCGCAGTCTTAAGACCCTTAGTGAGGTTGGGCTCGGCTACCTGCGACTCGGTCAACCCGCCACCGAGCTTTCCGGAGGCGAGGCGCAGCGCATCAAGCTCGCGACCGAGCTGCAGCGGGCACGCCGCGGCCATACGCTGTACATTCTCGACGAGCCCACAACCGGGCTGCATCCTGCCGACGTGCTATTACTGCTCGCTCAGCTCAACCGCCTCGTCGATGCTGGCAATACCGTGATTGTGGTGGAACACGATATGGACGTAGTTGCCGCCGCCGACTGGGTTATCGACATTGGCCCTGAAGGCGGTGACAAGGGCGGCTGCATAGTGGTCGCCGGCACGCCCCATGCAGTGGCCGCTCACCCAGCGAGCCGAACGGCGCCTTACTTGGCCCAGTGCGTCTCTACCAACTGAGTTTACTGTTTGCCGTGGCAAATTCAGTAAACCTGACGCGCTGGGGCACCGATCCCAGCGCCAGTTGATAAGCCGCAATAGTTCCTACGCGGGTTCGACAGTGCAGCACAACGAGTAGCAAAGTAGGCAGCATAAATCTATCTGTAATAACACACTAAACCATCACTTTAGTATTTAAACTGATTACATTTTAACC
The Shewanella vesiculosa DNA segment above includes these coding regions:
- a CDS encoding excinuclease ABC subunit UvrA; the encoded protein is MNKAKNSGSHHLPVDTFSSHTPTATSVSHPIPTGFVRVRGARENNLQNVDVDLPRDSIVAFTGVSGSGKSSLAFGTIFAEAQRRFFESVAPYARRLIQQGHSPQVDEITGLPPAVALQQRRGTPNSRSSVGTVTTLSNSLRMLYSRTGVYPDGALRLESDSFSPNTAMGACPKCQGLGTAHTVTEASLVLDPSLSIREGAVTAWPGAWQGKNLRDILTALGYDVDKPWEQLSRADRDWILFTEEQPVVDIMPERERPRPYKGKFWSAQSYVMHTLADSKSTSVRNRVLKYVESGPCLTCAGSGLRSEALAVTFNGRTIAELNSLSLTELRRVLDRPAASNTPGETITKDLTRRLDVLLDLGLGYLSLGRATPTLSPGEMQRLRIATQLRSGLFGVIYVLDEPSAGLHPADAEPLLAVLEELKSSGNSVFIVEHNMDVVRRADWVIDVGPHAGEQGGVVIYSGPTAGLKDVPASITRKFLFASERPVPAAREQRHPLGWLGLTGITRHNLRGLDAKFPLGILTAVTGVSGSGKSTLVSQVLAQTVGLYLHPDLDPSTGIASTASMNGEKDDQPEPKPVEITTVETITGADLIDRLVRVDQKPIGRTPRSNLATYTGLFDAVRTTFAATPEARSRNFGASRFSFNVAGGRCETCLGEGFVAVGLLFLPGSYMPCSDCDGTRYNPETLEVTYCNKNIAEVLGLTVDAAMVFLADVPSALRSLKTLSEVGLGYLRLGQPATELSGGEAQRIKLATELQRARRGHTLYILDEPTTGLHPADVLLLLAQLNRLVDAGNTVIVVEHDMDVVAAADWVIDIGPEGGDKGGCIVVAGTPHAVAAHPASRTAPYLAQCVSTN